A single Pseudomonas putida DNA region contains:
- a CDS encoding DUF4160 domain-containing protein, whose protein sequence is MYANDHAPPHFHVRFNDGRQALIAIEDLSLLTGFGGSAVSRRELCEAIEWASQNRPQLLAKWKELNQ, encoded by the coding sequence ATGTACGCGAATGATCATGCGCCACCTCATTTTCATGTAAGGTTCAATGATGGTCGCCAGGCACTGATAGCGATTGAGGATCTGTCACTGCTGACGGGCTTTGGCGGCTCGGCGGTTTCAAGGCGGGAGCTGTGTGAAGCGATTGAATGGGCCTCGCAGAACAGACCTCAACTGCTTGCCAAATGGAAGGAGTTGAATCAATGA
- a CDS encoding DMT family transporter, with translation MSARTTTIAGHGKQSWLWPALFSLVAFAANSIFCRLALRDGAIDAESFTVLRLASGAVFLLLLMRLRKPGMALGGSWKGGLALYLYAYLFSVAYLQLGAGVGALVLFGAVQITMFAFAWLKGERLSARTLLGMLIAFAGLVLLLLPGAEAPPLLSALVMAASGVAWGVYSLLGKGSPNPLADTAGNFVRSLPLLLVLGIVMLALARMHLSLAGVLYALASGVLASGAGYAVWYGVVKQVSAQQAATMQLSVPVIAALGGVLLIGEAMSLRLLLASLVVLGGVALALLPARPR, from the coding sequence ATGAGTGCCCGCACTACAACCATCGCCGGCCACGGTAAACAATCCTGGCTCTGGCCCGCCCTGTTCAGCCTTGTGGCCTTCGCCGCCAACTCGATCTTCTGCCGCCTGGCCCTGCGCGACGGGGCGATCGATGCCGAGTCGTTCACTGTGCTGCGCCTGGCCAGCGGGGCGGTGTTTCTGTTGCTGCTGATGCGCCTGCGCAAGCCGGGCATGGCATTGGGCGGCAGCTGGAAGGGCGGCCTGGCGTTGTACCTCTATGCGTACCTGTTCTCCGTGGCCTACCTGCAACTGGGCGCCGGTGTCGGCGCCCTGGTGCTGTTTGGTGCCGTGCAGATCACCATGTTCGCCTTCGCCTGGCTCAAGGGCGAACGCCTGAGTGCGCGCACCTTGCTGGGCATGCTGATCGCTTTCGCCGGCCTGGTCCTGCTGCTGTTGCCCGGTGCTGAGGCGCCACCGCTGCTCAGTGCCCTGGTGATGGCGGCTTCGGGTGTGGCCTGGGGTGTCTATTCACTGCTGGGCAAAGGCTCGCCCAACCCCCTGGCCGACACGGCCGGTAATTTCGTCCGCAGCCTGCCGCTGCTGCTGGTACTGGGCATTGTCATGCTGGCGTTGGCGCGTATGCATCTCAGCCTGGCGGGGGTGCTATATGCCCTGGCCTCCGGTGTGCTGGCCTCCGGTGCAGGCTATGCGGTGTGGTACGGAGTGGTGAAGCAGGTCAGTGCCCAACAGGCGGCGACGATGCAGCTCAGTGTGCCGGTCATCGCCGCGCTGGGTGGTGTGCTGCTTATCGGCGAAGCGATGTCGCTGCGCCTGCTGCTCGCCTCGCTGGTGGTGCTGGGTGGCGTGGCGCTGGCGCTGCTGCCGGCCAGGCCACGTTAG
- a CDS encoding cupin domain-containing protein — MLPDRLNADLTLPAIMHGADLPWLASPLPGVERRPLFRIGGEKARATSLVRYAPGSHFSAHQHPGGEEFVVLEGVFEDERGHYPAGSYVRNPPGSAHTPKSSEGCTIFVRLQQFHPDDDQQLVATVSAQGDQVLFSNAYEQVCIKHLQPGAAVHLDNPRGLECLLLQGSLDGAQFSLQPLSWIRLPAGTPLHACAGPQGARLWCKDAAPTLGLS, encoded by the coding sequence ATGCTCCCGGACCGCCTGAACGCCGACCTGACCCTGCCCGCCATCATGCACGGTGCCGACCTGCCCTGGCTGGCCAGCCCGCTGCCTGGCGTCGAGCGCCGCCCGCTGTTTCGCATCGGTGGCGAAAAGGCCCGCGCCACCAGCCTGGTGCGTTATGCCCCCGGCAGCCATTTCAGCGCCCACCAGCACCCTGGCGGCGAAGAATTTGTGGTACTGGAAGGCGTCTTCGAGGATGAGCGCGGCCATTACCCGGCTGGCAGTTATGTGCGCAACCCGCCAGGCAGCGCCCACACGCCGAAGTCCAGCGAGGGTTGCACGATCTTCGTCCGCCTGCAGCAGTTTCACCCCGACGATGACCAGCAGCTGGTCGCAACGGTATCGGCGCAGGGCGACCAGGTGCTGTTTTCGAACGCCTACGAACAGGTGTGTATCAAGCACCTGCAACCCGGCGCCGCTGTTCACCTGGACAACCCGCGCGGCCTTGAATGCCTGCTTTTGCAAGGCAGCCTGGACGGTGCGCAGTTCAGCCTGCAACCTTTGAGCTGGATTCGCCTTCCAGCAGGCACTCCCTTGCACGCTTGCGCCGGCCCGCAGGGCGCACGCCTATGGTGCAAGGACGCCGCGCCTACCCTGGGGCTTTCATGA
- the dctA gene encoding C4-dicarboxylate transporter DctA has protein sequence MTTTISSTNDLPAIRRKPLYQHLYVQVLAAIALGILLGHFSPGLGEQMKPLGDTFIKLIKMLIAPIIFCTVVSGIAGMQSLKRIGRIGFKALVYFEVLTTIALVIGLIGVNLLKPGVGMHIDPATLDASAIAGYSKAAHDQSVVGFLTHIVPSTVFGAFSEGDILQVLFISVLFAFGLQLLGDVGKPLLGTIDLVAKAFFRMLKIVMYVAPLGAFGGMAFTVGKYGVQSLGAYGHLLLCYYLTGLVFVFVVLNLVARLAGFSLWKFLKYIREELVLVLGTSSSESALPRLMGKLEKLGCEKSTVGLVVPSGYCFNLDGSCINMTVLAIFIAQALDIDVSLYHQVTLLLILLLTSKGAASVTGGAFITLAATLGSLDVIPAAGLVLVLGIYRFISEGGALINVIGNGVATLFVARWDGALDREQLKRELG, from the coding sequence ATGACAACAACAATCAGCTCGACAAACGACCTGCCGGCCATCCGCCGCAAACCGTTGTACCAGCACCTGTACGTGCAAGTGCTGGCCGCCATCGCCCTGGGTATCCTGCTCGGCCATTTCAGCCCTGGGCTGGGCGAGCAGATGAAGCCGTTGGGCGATACCTTCATCAAACTGATCAAGATGCTCATCGCACCGATCATCTTCTGCACGGTGGTCAGCGGCATCGCCGGCATGCAGAGCCTCAAGCGCATCGGCCGCATCGGCTTCAAGGCGCTGGTGTACTTCGAGGTGCTGACCACCATCGCCCTGGTCATCGGCCTGATCGGTGTCAACCTGCTCAAGCCGGGCGTGGGCATGCACATCGACCCGGCCACCCTCGACGCCAGCGCAATCGCCGGCTACAGCAAGGCGGCCCACGACCAGAGCGTGGTCGGCTTCCTGACCCACATCGTGCCGAGCACGGTGTTCGGCGCCTTCAGCGAGGGCGACATCCTTCAGGTGCTGTTCATCTCCGTGCTGTTCGCCTTCGGCCTGCAACTGCTCGGCGATGTCGGCAAACCGTTGCTCGGCACCATCGACCTGGTTGCCAAGGCGTTCTTCCGCATGCTCAAGATCGTCATGTACGTGGCGCCGCTGGGGGCGTTCGGCGGCATGGCATTCACCGTTGGCAAGTACGGCGTGCAGTCGCTGGGGGCTTATGGGCACCTGCTGCTGTGCTACTACCTGACCGGGCTGGTGTTCGTCTTCGTGGTGCTGAACCTGGTCGCCCGACTGGCCGGCTTCAGCCTGTGGAAGTTCCTCAAGTACATCCGCGAAGAGTTGGTACTGGTGCTTGGCACCTCATCTTCCGAGTCGGCGCTGCCGCGGCTGATGGGCAAGCTGGAAAAACTCGGCTGCGAAAAATCCACGGTGGGCCTGGTGGTGCCGTCCGGCTACTGCTTCAACCTCGACGGCAGCTGCATCAACATGACCGTGCTGGCGATCTTCATCGCCCAGGCACTGGATATCGATGTGTCGCTCTACCACCAGGTGACCTTGCTACTGATCCTGCTGCTGACCTCCAAGGGCGCAGCCAGCGTCACCGGCGGCGCCTTCATCACCCTGGCGGCCACACTCGGCTCGCTGGATGTCATCCCCGCTGCCGGGCTGGTCCTGGTGCTGGGCATCTATCGCTTCATCTCCGAAGGCGGCGCGCTGATCAACGTGATTGGCAACGGCGTCGCCACATTGTTCGTCGCCCGCTGGGACGGCGCACTGGATCGCGAGCAGCTCAAACGCGAGCTGGGTTGA
- a CDS encoding VOC family protein yields the protein MIDHLDHLVLTTCDVDACCDFYTRVLGMQRETFGAGRLAFRFGRQKINVHVRGHEFEPKAHLPVPGALDLCFIASIPLQAVIARLHEAQWPIVEGPVQRTGATGPIRSVYVRDPDLNLIEIAEHLPA from the coding sequence ATGATCGACCACCTGGACCACCTGGTACTGACCACCTGCGACGTCGACGCCTGCTGCGACTTCTATACCCGCGTGCTGGGCATGCAACGGGAAACCTTCGGCGCCGGCCGCCTGGCGTTTCGCTTCGGCAGGCAGAAGATCAACGTGCATGTGCGCGGCCATGAGTTCGAGCCCAAGGCCCATCTGCCGGTGCCGGGCGCGCTAGACCTGTGCTTCATCGCCAGCATCCCCCTGCAAGCCGTGATCGCCCGGTTGCACGAGGCGCAATGGCCGATCGTCGAAGGCCCGGTGCAGCGCACTGGCGCTACCGGCCCGATCCGCTCGGTGTATGTGCGCGACCCGGACCTGAACCTGATCGAGATCGCCGAACACCTTCCCGCCTGA
- a CDS encoding LysR family transcriptional regulator: protein MHFDLADLRLFIHIGESPSLTQGARRAFLSPAAASARVKALEAQLDTRLLYRDSRGVELTPAGHKLLMHARLIMRQVDYLKAEFTQFGTDLAGHIRIFANTTAVTEFLPEVLAGFMAKRPGVTVDLQERLSRDIVRGVLDGSSDMGIIAGPVEASGLQVMHFSTDRLVLIVPTGHELAGRKTVTLKQTLDFQHIGLHDGSTLLSFLRDHVERMGLNLSLRIQLSSFEAICRLVEAGVGIGIIPESAALRHSQTMELVTISLDEPWAVRERSILVRELEALPGTVRALIATLMPGA from the coding sequence ATGCATTTCGACCTGGCAGACCTGCGGCTTTTCATCCATATCGGCGAGTCGCCGAGCCTGACCCAGGGTGCGCGTCGGGCGTTCCTTTCGCCCGCTGCGGCCAGTGCGCGGGTCAAGGCGCTGGAAGCCCAGCTCGACACGCGTCTGCTTTACCGTGACAGCCGCGGCGTGGAGCTGACTCCGGCGGGGCACAAGCTGCTGATGCATGCCCGCCTGATCATGCGTCAGGTCGACTACCTGAAAGCCGAGTTCACCCAGTTCGGCACCGACCTGGCCGGGCATATCCGCATCTTCGCCAACACCACCGCGGTCACCGAGTTCCTGCCCGAAGTGCTGGCCGGCTTCATGGCCAAGCGCCCGGGGGTGACTGTCGACCTGCAGGAGCGCCTGTCGCGGGACATCGTGCGCGGTGTGCTCGATGGCAGCAGCGACATGGGCATCATCGCGGGGCCCGTGGAGGCCAGCGGTCTGCAGGTGATGCACTTCAGCACCGACCGCCTGGTGCTGATCGTGCCGACCGGCCATGAGCTGGCTGGCCGCAAGACGGTGACCTTGAAGCAGACCCTGGACTTCCAGCATATCGGCCTGCACGACGGCAGCACCTTGTTGAGCTTCCTGCGTGACCATGTGGAACGCATGGGCCTGAACCTGTCGCTGCGCATTCAGCTGTCGAGCTTCGAGGCGATCTGCCGGCTGGTGGAGGCGGGGGTGGGCATCGGCATCATCCCCGAGTCGGCGGCGCTGCGGCACAGCCAGACCATGGAGCTGGTCACCATCAGCCTGGATGAGCCATGGGCGGTGCGCGAGCGGAGCATTCTGGTACGTGAACTGGAGGCGTTACCGGGGACCGTGCGGGCGTTGATTGCGACGTTGATGCCTGGAGCTTGA
- a CDS encoding helix-turn-helix domain-containing protein, protein MTNRHFQLKDIAVFAPSSLLLTFADGEQLPVKLDEIIARHPTLHRLSNPAVFATAAIGEWKDTVIWANDDNLELAADNLRARAVEQAGECSHEHLWNWMAKHGMTLDRAAQELGLSRRMLAYYRSGEKPIPRTVALAMKGWDALYAGKAKSRKGSERVTIHRHAEKVSPVKTASS, encoded by the coding sequence ATGACCAACAGGCATTTCCAGCTGAAAGATATTGCGGTTTTCGCCCCCAGTTCCTTGCTGCTGACTTTCGCGGACGGTGAACAGCTTCCGGTGAAACTGGACGAGATCATCGCCAGGCATCCGACCTTGCACAGGCTCTCGAATCCCGCCGTTTTTGCAACCGCAGCCATAGGGGAGTGGAAGGACACTGTCATCTGGGCCAACGACGACAATCTGGAACTGGCTGCCGACAACCTCCGTGCGCGGGCTGTGGAACAGGCTGGCGAGTGCTCGCACGAGCATCTCTGGAACTGGATGGCAAAACACGGGATGACGTTGGACCGAGCAGCGCAAGAGCTAGGCTTGAGTCGTCGAATGCTGGCCTACTACCGAAGTGGAGAGAAGCCCATTCCAAGGACGGTAGCGCTTGCGATGAAGGGTTGGGATGCGTTGTATGCGGGAAAGGCCAAGTCCAGAAAAGGGAGCGAACGCGTGACTATCCATCGTCACGCGGAAAAAGTATCTCCCGTCAAAACTGCTTCATCATGA
- a CDS encoding D-2-hydroxyacid dehydrogenase: MNIVFLDGASLPAPLNRPAQASRYDVRPSTTSAEVLDALADAQVAITNKVSLQRSELERLPALKLICVAATGYDCIDLAACRDLGISVCNVPAYSAVSVAESVIASLFALRRHLFAYRQAAVSAWPTSSHFCVHQAPINDIQGMTLGIVGRGDIGSRVARLAKALGMNVLFAEHQGASTVREGYVAFDHLLQQADAITLHCPLTPRTRQLIGAAQLARMKPGALLINTARGPLVDEHALLAALLDGHLGGAALDVLDGEPPRADHPLLQAGLPNLLLTPHVAWASQSSVARLKQVLLANIEAFAKGQPINLVS; encoded by the coding sequence ATGAACATCGTTTTTCTCGACGGTGCGAGCCTGCCTGCGCCCTTGAATCGCCCGGCCCAGGCCAGCCGCTATGACGTACGCCCTAGCACCACGAGCGCAGAAGTGCTCGACGCCCTGGCCGACGCCCAGGTGGCGATCACCAACAAGGTGAGCCTGCAGCGCAGCGAACTGGAGCGCCTGCCGGCGCTGAAGCTGATCTGTGTGGCCGCGACCGGCTACGACTGCATCGACCTGGCGGCCTGCCGTGACCTGGGCATCAGCGTGTGCAACGTGCCGGCGTATTCAGCCGTGAGCGTGGCCGAGTCGGTGATCGCCTCGCTGTTCGCCCTGCGCCGGCACCTGTTCGCCTATCGCCAGGCGGCGGTGAGCGCCTGGCCAACCTCCAGCCACTTCTGCGTGCACCAGGCGCCGATCAACGATATCCAGGGCATGACCCTGGGCATCGTCGGCCGCGGTGACATCGGCAGCCGCGTCGCACGCCTGGCCAAGGCGCTGGGGATGAACGTGCTGTTCGCCGAGCACCAGGGCGCCAGCACCGTGCGCGAGGGCTATGTGGCCTTCGACCACCTGCTGCAACAGGCCGATGCCATCACCCTGCACTGCCCGCTGACGCCGCGCACCCGCCAGCTGATCGGCGCTGCGCAGCTGGCCCGGATGAAGCCCGGCGCCTTGCTGATCAATACCGCCCGCGGGCCGCTGGTGGATGAACACGCCCTGCTCGCCGCCTTGCTCGATGGCCACCTGGGCGGTGCCGCACTGGATGTGCTGGACGGCGAGCCGCCGCGTGCCGATCACCCACTGCTGCAGGCCGGGCTGCCCAACCTGCTGCTCACCCCGCATGTGGCCTGGGCCAGCCAGAGCAGCGTGGCGCGCCTCAAGCAGGTGCTGCTGGCCAATATCGAAGCGTTCGCCAAGGGGCAGCCGATCAACCTGGTTTCCTAG
- a CDS encoding TorF family putative porin — protein sequence MIRPLLLLTAALLSSPALHAQQIQRQLGDFDFKLGTTPSRSMAQGLISPSAVGAFHGGLDLSHPSGWYLGQYAPSMGVTPDSTLRLDSYTGYKHHFDSTLGYEVGLIHYSQPNIAGPDSYALYGGISVLGSRFGGAWRDNPGNRTGTLFADFGQLPLFDVDLTVKLAHHRLGTPFTIGDGSQISGFSDWSLELSRPWLGIDLNLIYSNSDLSGSGCDAYAGINTYCESMVTLKAQRSFF from the coding sequence ATGATCAGGCCCCTTCTGTTGCTGACTGCGGCACTCCTCTCGAGCCCGGCATTGCACGCGCAACAGATCCAGCGCCAACTGGGCGATTTCGACTTCAAGCTCGGCACCACACCCTCGCGCAGCATGGCCCAGGGGTTGATCTCGCCGAGCGCGGTGGGCGCCTTCCACGGCGGCCTCGACCTCAGCCACCCCAGCGGCTGGTACCTCGGCCAGTACGCACCGAGCATGGGCGTCACGCCCGATTCCACCCTGCGCCTGGACAGTTATACCGGCTACAAGCACCACTTCGACAGCACCCTGGGCTATGAAGTGGGGCTGATCCACTACAGCCAGCCGAACATCGCCGGCCCCGACAGCTACGCCCTGTACGGCGGCATTTCGGTGCTCGGCAGCCGCTTTGGCGGCGCCTGGCGCGACAACCCGGGCAACCGCACCGGCACTCTGTTCGCCGACTTCGGCCAGCTACCGCTGTTCGATGTCGACCTGACCGTCAAGCTCGCCCACCACCGCCTGGGCACCCCCTTCACCATCGGCGACGGCAGCCAGATCAGCGGGTTCTCCGACTGGTCGCTGGAGCTGTCACGGCCATGGCTGGGCATCGACCTCAACCTGATCTACAGCAACTCCGACCTCAGCGGCAGCGGCTGCGACGCTTATGCCGGGATCAACACCTATTGCGAAAGCATGGTTACCCTCAAGGCCCAGCGCAGCTTCTTCTAA
- a CDS encoding acyl-CoA dehydrogenase family protein: MHTYDSDELNAIREGVRALCAEFDASYWRKVDEEKGFPEAFVKAMTDAGWLSAMIPEAYGGSGLGLAEASVILEEVNACGGNSGTVHGQMYNMFTLLRHGSEEQKRHYLPKLASGELRLQSMGVTEPTTGTDTTKIKTTAVRQGDKYVINGQKVWISRIQHSDLMILLARTTPLAEVKKKSEGMSIFLVDLREAIGNGLTVQPIANMVNHETNELFFDNLELPASSLIGEEGKGFRYILDGLNAERTLIAAECIGDGRWFVEKASVYARDRVVFGRPIGQNQGVQFPIAEAHIEIEAADLMRWRACAEYDSGQNAGASANMAKYLAAKASWEAANACLQTHGGFGFACEYDVERKFRETRLYQVAPISTNLILSYVAEHLLELPRSF; this comes from the coding sequence ATGCATACGTACGACAGCGATGAACTCAATGCCATCCGCGAAGGCGTGCGCGCCTTGTGCGCCGAATTCGACGCCAGCTACTGGCGCAAGGTCGATGAAGAAAAGGGCTTCCCGGAAGCCTTCGTCAAAGCCATGACCGACGCCGGCTGGCTGTCGGCGATGATCCCGGAAGCGTACGGCGGCTCGGGCCTGGGCCTGGCAGAGGCGTCGGTGATACTCGAAGAGGTGAACGCGTGCGGCGGCAACTCCGGCACCGTGCACGGGCAGATGTACAACATGTTCACCCTGCTGCGCCATGGCAGCGAGGAACAGAAGCGCCACTACCTGCCCAAGCTCGCCAGCGGCGAACTGCGCCTGCAGTCGATGGGCGTGACCGAACCCACCACCGGCACCGATACCACCAAGATCAAGACCACTGCCGTGCGTCAGGGCGACAAATACGTGATCAATGGCCAGAAGGTGTGGATCTCGCGCATCCAGCACTCGGACCTGATGATCCTGCTGGCGCGCACCACGCCGCTGGCTGAAGTGAAGAAAAAATCCGAGGGCATGTCGATCTTCCTGGTCGACCTGCGTGAAGCCATCGGCAACGGCCTGACCGTGCAGCCGATCGCCAACATGGTCAACCACGAGACCAACGAACTGTTCTTCGACAACCTCGAACTGCCGGCCAGCAGCCTGATTGGCGAGGAAGGCAAAGGCTTCCGCTACATCCTCGACGGCCTCAATGCCGAGCGCACGCTGATCGCCGCCGAATGCATCGGCGATGGCCGCTGGTTCGTCGAAAAAGCCAGTGTCTACGCCCGTGACCGCGTGGTGTTCGGCCGCCCGATCGGGCAGAACCAGGGCGTGCAGTTCCCCATCGCCGAGGCCCATATCGAAATCGAGGCCGCCGACCTGATGCGCTGGCGCGCCTGCGCCGAGTACGACAGCGGGCAGAACGCCGGGGCCAGCGCCAACATGGCCAAGTACCTGGCAGCCAAAGCCTCGTGGGAAGCGGCCAACGCCTGCCTGCAGACCCACGGCGGGTTCGGCTTTGCCTGCGAATACGACGTCGAGCGCAAGTTCCGCGAAACCCGCCTGTACCAGGTAGCGCCGATCTCCACCAACCTGATCCTGTCCTACGTGGCCGAGCACCTGCTCGAACTGCCGCGTAGCTTCTGA
- a CDS encoding MmgE/PrpD family protein, with protein MQHTQALAGFLADLHYAQIPGPVLARTEDLFLDWLGSALASQGAHPIPLFERYAERMGPAQGSARVLTSGRTSSPYFAALVNGAASHLVEQDDLHNSSVLHPATVVFSAVLAAAQDLGKSGQELLLAAVAGYEAGIRIGEFLGRSHYRIFHTTATVGTLAAAVGVGKLLGFDKEQFINLLGSAGTQAAGLWEFLRDAADSKQLHTAKAAADGLLAAYLTADGLSGARNILEGDQGLAAGMSSDADPARLSDRLGTRWALVETSFKFHASCRHTHPAADALLHLMQREGLSHEQIAKVVTRVHQGAIDVLGRVTVPATVHQAKFSMGTVLGLIAVHGCAQLIEFRDLALTDPRVASLRDKVEMQLDPEVDAAYPARWLGRVEVTCSDGRHFSAAIDEPKGDPGNTLSRPELEAKFQRLLAYSGARSPAQGQALIEQVWQLRDARSLAALH; from the coding sequence ATGCAGCATACCCAAGCCCTGGCCGGCTTCCTCGCCGACCTGCATTACGCACAGATCCCCGGCCCTGTGCTGGCCCGCACCGAAGACCTGTTCCTCGACTGGCTCGGCTCGGCCCTGGCCAGCCAGGGTGCGCACCCGATCCCGCTGTTCGAGCGCTATGCCGAGCGCATGGGCCCCGCCCAAGGCAGCGCCCGCGTGCTGACTAGCGGGCGCACTTCATCGCCCTATTTCGCCGCGTTGGTCAACGGCGCCGCCTCGCACCTGGTGGAGCAGGACGACCTGCACAACAGCTCGGTGCTGCACCCGGCAACGGTGGTGTTCTCCGCCGTACTGGCGGCGGCCCAGGACCTCGGCAAGTCTGGCCAGGAGCTGCTGCTGGCCGCTGTCGCCGGTTACGAAGCGGGCATCCGCATCGGCGAATTCCTGGGCCGCTCCCATTACCGTATCTTCCACACCACCGCCACCGTCGGCACCCTGGCCGCTGCCGTTGGCGTGGGCAAGCTGCTGGGTTTCGACAAGGAGCAGTTCATCAACCTGCTAGGTAGCGCCGGCACCCAGGCCGCCGGGCTCTGGGAGTTCCTGCGCGACGCTGCCGACTCCAAGCAGCTGCACACGGCCAAGGCCGCTGCCGATGGCCTGCTCGCCGCTTACCTGACGGCCGATGGCCTGAGCGGTGCACGCAATATCCTCGAAGGTGACCAGGGCCTGGCCGCCGGCATGTCCAGCGACGCCGACCCGGCGCGCCTGAGCGACCGCCTGGGCACGCGCTGGGCACTGGTGGAAACCTCGTTCAAGTTCCACGCCTCGTGCCGCCACACCCACCCCGCCGCCGACGCGCTGCTGCATCTCATGCAGCGCGAAGGCCTGAGCCACGAGCAGATCGCCAAGGTGGTCACCCGTGTACACCAGGGCGCCATCGATGTGCTCGGCCGGGTCACCGTTCCGGCTACCGTGCACCAGGCCAAGTTCTCCATGGGCACCGTGCTGGGCCTGATTGCCGTACATGGCTGCGCGCAGCTCATCGAATTCCGCGACCTGGCGTTGACCGACCCACGGGTCGCCAGCTTGCGCGACAAGGTCGAAATGCAGCTGGACCCTGAAGTGGACGCCGCCTACCCGGCCCGCTGGCTGGGCCGGGTCGAAGTCACCTGCAGTGATGGCCGCCACTTCAGCGCCGCCATCGACGAGCCCAAGGGCGACCCCGGCAACACCCTCTCGCGCCCGGAGCTGGAGGCCAAGTTCCAGCGCCTGCTGGCCTATTCCGGCGCCCGCAGCCCAGCCCAGGGCCAGGCCTTGATCGAGCAGGTCTGGCAGCTGCGCGATGCGCGCTCGCTGGCCGCACTGCACTGA
- a CDS encoding FAS1-like dehydratase domain-containing protein: protein MTAPHPPIDYSAWIGRTEEAVDELSRNLIKRIAATFGETAPAVGQPLPPLWMWCFFQEPLAEAQLGADGHPARGGFLPPADNRNRMWAGGRVEFIAPLKVGAEAHRLSTILHIEEKHGRTGALLFVTVRHDYSQHGELCVREEQDIVYREPNPPRLDSAPADALADWREAVTPTPTLLFRYSAVTFNGHRIHYDFPYVTDTEGYAGLVVHGPMIATLNLRAFIRANPGRQVRHFAYRGVRPLTVPTPFEVAGRISAPGQAQLWAGNADGVAQSADVLFD from the coding sequence ATGACTGCTCCCCACCCGCCCATCGACTACAGCGCCTGGATCGGCCGCACGGAAGAGGCCGTCGATGAGCTCAGCCGCAACCTGATCAAGCGCATCGCCGCCACCTTCGGCGAGACCGCCCCCGCCGTCGGCCAACCCCTGCCACCGCTATGGATGTGGTGCTTCTTCCAGGAGCCGCTGGCCGAAGCGCAACTGGGCGCTGACGGCCACCCGGCACGCGGCGGCTTCCTGCCCCCAGCCGACAACCGCAACCGCATGTGGGCCGGCGGGCGGGTCGAGTTCATCGCCCCGCTCAAGGTCGGTGCCGAGGCACACCGCCTGTCGACCATCCTACACATCGAGGAAAAGCACGGTCGCACCGGTGCCCTGCTGTTCGTGACCGTGCGCCACGACTACTCGCAGCACGGTGAGTTGTGCGTGCGTGAAGAGCAGGACATCGTCTACCGCGAGCCCAACCCGCCCAGGCTCGACAGCGCTCCGGCCGATGCACTGGCCGACTGGCGCGAAGCGGTAACGCCGACGCCGACCCTGCTGTTCCGTTACTCCGCCGTGACCTTCAACGGCCACCGCATCCACTACGACTTCCCCTACGTCACCGACACCGAAGGCTACGCCGGCCTGGTGGTGCACGGCCCGATGATCGCCACCTTGAACCTGCGTGCGTTCATCCGCGCCAACCCAGGCAGGCAGGTGCGCCATTTCGCCTACCGCGGCGTGCGCCCGCTGACCGTGCCAACGCCATTCGAGGTGGCCGGGCGCATCAGCGCGCCAGGCCAGGCCCAGCTGTGGGCCGGCAATGCCGACGGCGTGGCGCAAAGCGCCGACGTGCTTTTCGACTGA